A portion of the Simkania negevensis Z genome contains these proteins:
- the rplL gene encoding 50S ribosomal protein L7/L12, with the protein MAQQQEANIEQLVETLSALSVLDLSNLKKALEEKWDVKAAAGAPMMMAAPAAAAGESAAAEEATDFQVILEEAPADKKIAIIKVVREITGLGLKEAKELVEGAPKPVKDSAPKAEAEEIKKKITEAGGKVALKGV; encoded by the coding sequence GTGGCACAACAACAAGAAGCAAATATTGAACAACTCGTAGAAACATTGAGCGCACTTTCAGTCCTAGATCTTTCTAATCTGAAGAAAGCTCTTGAAGAAAAGTGGGATGTCAAAGCCGCTGCTGGCGCACCGATGATGATGGCTGCACCTGCCGCAGCTGCAGGCGAAAGCGCTGCTGCTGAAGAAGCAACAGACTTCCAAGTGATTCTTGAAGAAGCTCCTGCAGATAAGAAAATCGCGATCATTAAAGTCGTTCGCGAAATCACAGGACTCGGACTAAAAGAAGCAAAAGAGTTGGTTGAAGGAGCACCTAAGCCTGTAAAAGATTCAGCTCCAAAAGCTGAAGCTGAAGAGATCAAAAAGAAGATCACAGAAGCAGGCGGAAAGGTCGCCTTAAAAGGTGTCTAA
- the rplJ gene encoding 50S ribosomal protein L10, with the protein MRPEKQLLLDEIKAQIKNAPGFVLMKYQKMDPNLTSEFRNAISEGGGFLYVVKKRVFLKAAQEAGLSIDESMISGHLGVIYSGEDTVTTTKTVYKYKNNYSEMIDILGASFEGKICSPQEVEEISKLPSKDEMRAQFLGVLAAPMSETVGTIQAILTSVIYCVENKIQKEEG; encoded by the coding sequence ATGAGACCGGAAAAACAGTTATTATTAGATGAAATCAAAGCGCAAATCAAAAATGCACCTGGATTTGTTTTGATGAAGTATCAGAAAATGGACCCTAATCTTACATCTGAATTTCGCAATGCGATCTCAGAAGGTGGTGGGTTTTTATATGTAGTCAAAAAACGTGTCTTTCTTAAAGCTGCTCAGGAAGCAGGTCTTAGTATTGACGAATCGATGATCTCTGGTCATCTGGGCGTTATCTACTCTGGAGAAGATACGGTGACAACAACAAAAACCGTATACAAATACAAAAACAACTACTCTGAAATGATAGATATCCTCGGAGCGAGCTTCGAGGGGAAAATCTGCTCACCTCAAGAGGTTGAGGAAATTTCGAAGTTGCCTAGCAAGGATGAGATGCGAGCGCAGTTCCTCGGTGTGCTAGCCGCGCCGATGTCGGAAACTGTGGGAACCATTCAAGCAATTCTTACCAGTGTGATTTACTGTGTTGAGAATAAAATTCAGAAAGAAGAAGGGTAA